In Gadus chalcogrammus isolate NIFS_2021 chromosome 11, NIFS_Gcha_1.0, whole genome shotgun sequence, a single window of DNA contains:
- the LOC130391455 gene encoding probable serine carboxypeptidase CPVL: MLRETLVVLLLWAVLKSCHSRGCSGFFCRKNLRVSKSHEGADPGEPLFLTPYLEKGAIDEARKLSLVGPLPGANVKSYAGYLTVNQKYNSNLYFWFFPAKERPETAPVLLWLQGGPGGTSMFGLFVEHGPYLVNKNMTASFRDYPWTSRYSVVYIDNPVGTGFSFTDDDKGFAQNQDDVGRDLYSALTQFFQLFPEYQANDFYATGESYAGKYVPAISYYIHKHNPIAKVKINLKGMAIGDGLCDPELMLGGYAEFLYQTGLVDELQKQYVEEQTSRGTQLIQQQKWLEAFKVFDSLLNGDLEPYPSYFQNVTGCTNYFNYMLCQEPEDQEYFSQFVTLPKVRLSIHVGNLSFHDGSEVEKHLLQDVMKSIKPWLGELMDNYRVLMYNGQLDVIVAAPLTQRFLPTVNWTGAAEYRTAPRFHWRLQPGDREVAGYVRQVGEFYQVIIRGGGHILPYDQPERSFDMIDRFLSTNGWH; this comes from the exons aTGCTTAGAGAAACGCTCGTTGTTCTTTTGCTGTGGGCCGTCCTGAAGTCATGTCATTCTCGGGGCTGCTCCGGCTTCTTCTGCCGAAAAAACCTCCGTGTCAGCAAGAGCCATGAAGGAGCAGACCCTGGTGAACCTCTGTTTCTCACCCCTTATTTGGAAAAGGGTGCTATCGATGAAG CCAGGAAACTGAGTCTGGTAGGACCCTTACCCGGTGCCAACGTGAAGAGTTATGCTGGGTACCTCACTGTCAACCAGAAGTACAACAGCAATCTCTACTTCTGGTTCTTCCCTGCCAAG GAGCGGCCCGAGACGGCCCCTGTGCTGCTGTGGCTGCAGGGCGGCCCAGGCGGCACCTCCATGTTTGGGCTCTTCGTAGAACATGGACCCTACCTAGTGAACAAGAATATGACTG CGAGTTTCCGTGATTATCCATGGACCTCCAGATACTCTGTTGTTTACATTGATAATCCA GTTGGAACAGGGTTCAGTTTTACTGATGACGACAAAGGGTTTGCGCAGAACCAAGATGATGTTGGCAGAGATCTGTACAG TGCGTTGACTCAATTCTTTCAGCTCTTTCCCGAGTACCAGGCTAATGACTTCTATGCTACTGGAGAG TCTTATGCCGGGAAGTATGTTCCAGCCATTAGTTACTACATCCATAAACACAATCCCATTGCCAAGGTTAAGATTAACCTCAAGGGCATGGCCATCGGGGACGGCCTCTGTGATCCGGAGCTG ATGttgggtggctatgcagagttcCTCTACCAGACAGGGCTGGTGGATGAGCTCCAGAAGCAGTACGTGGAGGAGCAGACCTCCAGAGGCACTCAGCTCATCCAGCAGCAGAAGTGGCTGGAGGCCTTCAAG GTGTTTGACAGCTTGCTGAATGGTGACCTGGAGCCCTACCCCTCCTATTTCCAGAATGTAACTGGCTGTACAAACTACTTCAACTACATGTTGTGTCAG GAGCCCGAGGACCAGGAATACTTCTCCCAGTTTGTTACGCTGCCAAAGGTTCGGCTCTCCATCCACGTGGGGAACCTGAGCTTCCATGATGGCTCTGAGGTGGAGAAGCACCTGCTGCAAGACGTCATGAAGAGCATCAAACCCTGGCTGGGAGAGCTGATGGACAACTACAGG GTGTTGATGTACAACGGTCAGCTGGATGTGATAGTCGCCGCCCCGCTGACTCAACGCTTTCTGCCGACGGTCAACTGGACGGGGGCCGCAGAGTACAGGACGGCCCCTCGGTTCCACTGGAGGCTCCAGCCTGGGGACCGGGAGGTGGCCGGCTATGTGAGACAAGTGGGGGAGTTTTACCAG GTGATCATTCGTGGGGGAGGACACATTCTGCCTTATGACCAACCAGAAAGATCCTTTGATATGATTGACAGGTTTTTGTCCACCAATGGTTGGCACTGA